A genomic region of Caulobacter sp. NIBR2454 contains the following coding sequences:
- a CDS encoding PepSY-associated TM helix domain-containing protein, which translates to MSQAKTTSQSRSFWLKQLHQWHWISSAICLVGMILFAATGITLNHAALIEAKPKVISKEAVLPADMITALGVNAPAEKGPLQEPVAKWIGKTMKIDVTGREGEWSEDEVYVALTRPGGDAWLSVDRVTGDIAYEKTTRGAISYLNDLHKGRNTGTAWMWFLDVFAVACLVFCITGLCLLQMHAGARPSTWPMVGLGIVIPLVLVILFIHS; encoded by the coding sequence ATGAGCCAAGCCAAAACCACCAGCCAGAGCCGCTCCTTCTGGCTCAAACAGCTGCACCAGTGGCACTGGATCAGCTCGGCTATCTGCCTGGTGGGCATGATCCTATTCGCCGCCACTGGCATCACGCTGAACCACGCGGCCCTGATTGAGGCCAAACCCAAGGTCATTTCCAAGGAAGCGGTTCTGCCCGCCGACATGATCACCGCCCTGGGCGTGAATGCACCGGCCGAGAAAGGCCCGCTGCAGGAACCCGTCGCAAAGTGGATCGGCAAGACCATGAAGATCGACGTGACCGGCCGCGAGGGCGAATGGTCCGAGGATGAGGTCTATGTCGCTCTCACCCGCCCCGGTGGCGACGCCTGGCTGAGCGTGGACCGCGTCACCGGCGACATCGCCTATGAGAAGACCACGCGCGGCGCGATCAGCTACCTGAACGACCTGCATAAGGGTCGCAACACCGGAACCGCCTGGATGTGGTTCCTCGACGTCTTCGCCGTCGCCTGTCTGGTCTTCTGCATCACCGGTCTATGCCTGCTGCAGATGCATGCCGGGGCGCGGCCCAGCACCTGGCCGATGGTCGGGCTCGGGATCGTGATCCCGCTCGTCCTCGTCATCCTTTTCATTCATTCCTGA
- a CDS encoding OmpA family protein: MQFKSKGMIAVAMLAGAVAVSGCATKKYVNTQVGQVETRVTAHDGQIAELDRTSREALQRATAAGKLAEGKFMYSMVLSDDSVKFPLDKAALSPEAESRLLEFAEKLKADNKNVYLEIQGHTDASGDPMYNEKLGEARAEAVRKFLNKQGVALNRMASISYGEEAPVAPNDDRNGRAQNRRVVVVVLA, encoded by the coding sequence ATGCAGTTCAAATCGAAAGGCATGATCGCCGTAGCGATGCTTGCCGGCGCCGTCGCCGTCAGTGGTTGCGCCACCAAGAAGTACGTCAATACGCAAGTCGGCCAGGTCGAAACTCGGGTCACCGCCCATGACGGTCAGATCGCCGAACTCGACCGCACCTCGCGCGAAGCGCTGCAGCGGGCCACCGCCGCCGGCAAGCTGGCCGAAGGCAAGTTCATGTATTCCATGGTCCTGTCGGACGACAGCGTGAAGTTCCCCCTGGACAAGGCCGCGCTGTCGCCTGAAGCGGAATCTCGTCTTCTGGAGTTCGCCGAGAAGCTGAAGGCGGACAATAAGAACGTGTACCTGGAAATCCAGGGTCACACCGACGCCAGCGGCGACCCGATGTATAACGAGAAGCTGGGTGAAGCCCGCGCTGAAGCGGTTCGCAAGTTCCTGAACAAGCAGGGCGTCGCACTCAACCGTATGGCCTCCATCTCCTATGGCGAAGAGGCTCCCGTCGCGCCGAATGACGACCGCAACGGCCGCGCGCAGAACCGCCGCGTCGTGGTGGTCGTGCTGGCCTAG
- a CDS encoding MarR family winged helix-turn-helix transcriptional regulator gives MANSHVYHLLQVVAQQLRKQADEAGMAAAGVSAAQGAALFAIERSPGLSQREVAKALKQQESAVTTMVSRLLAAELITRTPRSNDPRTLSLDLTDKGREALVRLRAELDEINRGIADALSPDELEVLAPALERLAATR, from the coding sequence ATGGCGAATTCTCATGTTTATCACCTGCTTCAGGTGGTGGCGCAGCAGTTGCGCAAGCAGGCTGACGAAGCCGGAATGGCGGCGGCCGGAGTCAGCGCTGCTCAGGGCGCCGCGCTCTTCGCCATCGAGCGTTCGCCAGGCTTGTCCCAACGCGAGGTGGCCAAGGCGCTGAAGCAGCAGGAGTCGGCGGTCACCACCATGGTCTCCCGCCTGCTCGCCGCCGAACTGATCACCCGCACGCCGCGCAGCAACGATCCCCGCACCCTGTCACTCGATCTCACCGACAAGGGTCGTGAGGCGCTGGTTCGTCTTCGCGCCGAGCTGGACGAGATCAATCGCGGGATCGCCGATGCGCTGTCCCCGGACGAACTGGAAGTTCTGGCCCCGGCCCTGGAGCGGCTGGCCGCAACGCGTTGA
- a CDS encoding outer membrane lipoprotein-sorting protein, translating to MTSTIAPLLVDRRAMGLGLFAALQAPVIAHAATPSAEALMTASYKAGRFNSAKFQAQLQLTGQGAPRLRELTGASRLLENGAAMARLMKINAPSDMRGVGTLTVERPAASDDLWVYLPSLRRIRRLVSSNRRDPWLGSDFSLGDIVGHDVADWRHVTLRRETVAGAPCTVVESLPNRQGLAAETGYSRRLTWVRDSDAVAAKATFYDLSGGLLKTMDASDVRLLDAKEGKSQAMRITMRNERAKTVSVLNFRDFKINAPVAASEVAPGALTS from the coding sequence ATGACCAGCACAATCGCGCCTTTGCTCGTCGATAGACGCGCCATGGGCCTCGGCCTCTTCGCAGCCTTGCAGGCTCCGGTGATCGCTCATGCCGCGACTCCGTCCGCCGAGGCGTTGATGACCGCCTCCTACAAGGCCGGGCGGTTCAACAGCGCCAAGTTCCAGGCTCAGCTGCAGTTGACCGGCCAGGGCGCGCCCCGACTGCGCGAACTAACCGGGGCCTCCCGGCTTCTGGAAAATGGCGCGGCCATGGCGCGGCTGATGAAGATCAACGCGCCCTCGGACATGCGCGGCGTCGGCACCCTGACGGTCGAACGTCCGGCGGCGAGCGACGACCTTTGGGTCTATCTGCCGTCCCTGCGCCGCATCCGGCGGCTGGTGTCGTCGAATCGGCGCGACCCTTGGCTCGGCTCGGACTTCTCCCTGGGTGACATCGTCGGTCATGACGTGGCCGACTGGCGTCACGTGACGCTTCGACGCGAGACGGTAGCCGGCGCGCCCTGCACAGTCGTCGAGAGCTTGCCCAACCGTCAGGGTCTCGCAGCGGAGACCGGCTATTCGCGTCGCCTGACCTGGGTTCGCGACTCCGACGCCGTAGCCGCCAAGGCGACCTTCTACGACCTGTCCGGCGGGCTGCTGAAGACCATGGACGCCAGCGACGTCCGCCTCCTCGACGCCAAGGAAGGCAAGTCCCAGGCCATGCGCATCACCATGCGCAACGAGCGGGCAAAGACCGTTTCGGTCCTGAACTTTCGCGACTTCAAGATCAACGCGCCCGTCGCGGCGTCGGAAGTGGCCCCGGGGGCTCTGACCTCGTGA
- a CDS encoding efflux RND transporter permease subunit, protein MFALLGRAIVAHPWKFMLAAALVATLAFAGISRTRFVSDYDATLPNRSPLTTQIHSIQDRFGSRSTLALLVAGGSDQARMQAACRMGAALEQIPGVAPGRVYGVGSNTLKYAINRDGELQVVGLGELCATGQGLTREVLDGLGPQAPLVRAPNGDLTLYADLEAPSGEYGDILAQIDSQIGKIAGAGVSIAYSGQPAFLAQNDMFSKRIALFFPGIMLLILLLHWEALRSVQAVVIPIFTGLTATMIAIGVYGWVGYPLDTYAVLAPILVLAVGAGHSVQLLKRYMEEVAQRVPEGERATKAVNDEALVTTITAIGPVLTLAVSGAAACLFALLLLDVAALARFGVLAGVGIIAALFLELTFVPAIRAVLPPPRVRRGFGELSGMWSRGLAAVGKFALRGPKGVIFAGLALLVVALVFGVATVKPSHSISVYTDADLPVQKTVTRLRDAGVGPYVLDVVIDTGSAGKAFEPQSLEMASELQGYLAKDPAVRSTLSASSVIGFLKCRFADLRDCASPDARISSADEANQIWTILFGGGREAGLIDETGRYLRVRAFVSVDETNVAARLIKEADEFSVARGVRVEVGGSALAAKALADGIVQVSLEKALLLIVIVTLIGALAFRSLKMAAMFALPSMLTVLTNFAYLGWSGTSLNVATAAVATIAVGVGLDYLIYIAFRIREALQRGDDYETAVLYGHRSAGGAALCVASAVAVGYLVLMLSPGYLLHHWIAALVPMTMISSLFGALFVFPFLVRLWRPTFGLKLSKAES, encoded by the coding sequence ATGTTTGCTCTGCTCGGTCGGGCGATCGTCGCCCACCCATGGAAGTTCATGCTCGCCGCGGCCCTGGTCGCGACGCTCGCCTTCGCCGGAATAAGCCGGACCCGTTTTGTCAGCGACTATGACGCGACACTGCCCAACCGCAGCCCGCTAACCACCCAGATTCACTCGATCCAGGACCGCTTCGGCAGCCGCAGCACCCTGGCCCTGCTGGTGGCCGGCGGTAGCGATCAGGCCCGCATGCAGGCCGCCTGCCGCATGGGCGCCGCTCTGGAGCAGATCCCGGGCGTGGCGCCGGGCCGCGTCTATGGCGTCGGCTCCAACACCTTGAAATACGCCATAAATCGCGACGGGGAGCTGCAGGTCGTCGGCCTGGGTGAACTCTGCGCCACGGGGCAGGGGCTTACCCGCGAGGTGCTCGACGGCCTTGGTCCGCAGGCGCCGCTTGTGCGCGCCCCCAATGGGGATCTGACACTCTATGCCGACCTTGAAGCGCCCAGCGGCGAGTACGGCGATATCCTGGCCCAGATCGACAGCCAGATCGGCAAGATCGCCGGCGCGGGCGTGTCCATCGCCTATTCCGGGCAGCCGGCGTTCCTGGCGCAGAACGACATGTTCTCCAAGCGCATCGCCCTGTTCTTTCCGGGCATCATGCTGCTGATCCTGCTGTTGCATTGGGAGGCCCTGCGCTCAGTCCAGGCGGTGGTGATCCCGATCTTCACGGGCCTGACCGCCACCATGATCGCCATCGGCGTCTATGGCTGGGTGGGCTATCCCCTCGACACCTACGCCGTCCTCGCGCCTATCCTCGTTCTCGCCGTCGGCGCCGGTCACTCGGTTCAGTTGCTCAAGCGATACATGGAGGAGGTGGCCCAGCGCGTGCCGGAGGGCGAACGCGCCACCAAGGCCGTCAATGACGAGGCTCTGGTCACCACCATCACCGCCATCGGCCCGGTCCTGACCCTGGCTGTCAGCGGCGCGGCCGCCTGTCTGTTCGCCCTGCTGCTGCTCGACGTGGCCGCCCTGGCGCGCTTCGGCGTCCTGGCCGGAGTCGGCATCATCGCGGCCCTGTTTCTTGAGCTGACCTTCGTTCCGGCGATCCGCGCCGTCCTGCCGCCACCTCGCGTCCGGCGTGGCTTTGGCGAACTTAGCGGCATGTGGAGCCGGGGTCTGGCGGCGGTCGGCAAGTTCGCCCTGCGCGGTCCCAAAGGGGTGATCTTCGCCGGTCTGGCCTTGCTCGTCGTCGCCCTGGTCTTTGGCGTAGCGACTGTGAAGCCTTCGCACAGCATCTCGGTCTATACCGACGCGGATCTGCCGGTTCAGAAGACCGTCACCCGCCTGCGCGACGCCGGCGTCGGCCCCTATGTGCTGGACGTCGTCATCGACACCGGCTCGGCGGGCAAGGCGTTCGAACCCCAGTCGTTGGAGATGGCCAGCGAACTCCAGGGCTATCTCGCCAAGGACCCGGCGGTGCGCAGCACCCTCTCGGCCTCGTCGGTGATCGGCTTCCTAAAGTGCCGCTTCGCGGACCTGCGCGACTGCGCGTCTCCCGATGCGCGCATCAGTTCGGCGGATGAAGCCAACCAGATCTGGACGATCCTGTTCGGCGGCGGTCGGGAAGCCGGCCTCATCGACGAGACGGGCCGTTACTTGCGGGTCCGCGCCTTCGTGTCCGTCGACGAAACCAATGTCGCCGCTCGGCTGATCAAGGAGGCGGACGAGTTCTCCGTCGCTCGCGGCGTGAGGGTGGAGGTCGGCGGTTCGGCCCTCGCGGCCAAGGCCTTGGCCGACGGCATCGTGCAGGTCAGCCTGGAGAAGGCGCTGCTGCTGATCGTCATCGTCACCCTGATCGGCGCCCTGGCGTTCCGCAGCCTGAAGATGGCGGCCATGTTCGCCCTGCCGAGCATGCTGACCGTGTTGACCAACTTCGCCTATCTGGGTTGGAGCGGCACCAGCCTGAACGTGGCCACCGCGGCCGTCGCCACGATCGCGGTGGGGGTGGGTCTGGACTACCTGATCTACATCGCATTCCGCATCCGCGAGGCGCTTCAGCGCGGCGACGACTACGAGACGGCGGTCCTCTACGGCCACCGCTCGGCTGGCGGCGCGGCGCTGTGCGTCGCCTCGGCCGTGGCGGTCGGGTATCTGGTGCTGATGTTGTCGCCGGGCTACCTGCTGCATCACTGGATCGCGGCCCTGGTGCCGATGACCATGATCTCCAGCCTGTTCGGAGCGCTGTTCGTGTTCCCTTTCCTGGTGCGGCTATGGCGTCCGACCTTCGGGCTCAAGCTGAGCAAGGCTGAGAGTTAA
- a CDS encoding VOC family protein, with protein MTSETARFDHLVLLASDLGRSVAFYGRALPPLGLNLTREWVWVGEGGVAVDLQQAKADQAYARYGPGLNHFSFRLESQEAFERVLRLYTAAGLDVPPTQDFGDALSVFMPDPDGLRLEVTWYRETSA; from the coding sequence ATGACCTCGGAAACGGCGCGCTTTGATCATCTGGTTCTTCTGGCGTCAGACCTCGGGCGCAGCGTCGCCTTCTATGGGAGGGCTCTGCCCCCGCTAGGCCTGAACCTGACCCGAGAATGGGTCTGGGTGGGGGAGGGCGGCGTCGCTGTCGATCTGCAGCAGGCCAAGGCCGATCAGGCCTATGCGCGCTATGGCCCTGGTCTCAACCACTTCTCGTTTCGACTGGAGTCGCAGGAGGCGTTCGAGCGTGTGCTTCGGCTTTACACGGCGGCGGGCCTCGACGTGCCGCCCACTCAGGACTTTGGAGACGCCCTCAGCGTCTTCATGCCTGACCCAGACGGGCTGCGGCTTGAGGTGACCTGGTACCGGGAGACGAGCGCCTAG
- a CDS encoding phosphoenolpyruvate carboxykinase (GTP) has translation MQDHGLGASTPLTKHARLLAWVKDVAALTKPKAIHWCDGSDAEWKMLTDELVAGGTLKRLNPDLRPNSFYAASDPRDVARVESRTFICSQEQEDAGPTNNWRDPAEMRETLNGLFDGCMRGRTMYVVPFSMGPVGSPISALGVEITDSAYVAVSMRVMTRMGQAALDAMGDDGFFVPAVHTLGAPLAEGQADVPWPCNDDKYIVHFPESREIWSYGSGYGGNALLGKKCYALRIASVMARDEGWLAEHMLILKLTSPANQVRYVAAAFPSACGKTNMAMLQPTLAGWKAETIGDDICWMRFGEDGRLRAINPEAGFFGVAPGTGVHTNRNAVDTLHANCIYTNVALTDDGDVWWEGLTASPPEGLTDWKGRPWSPESGEPAAHPNARFAVPAGQCPVIADEWEDPDGVPISAILFGGRRASAVPLVTEAFDWEHGVFLASNVASEGTAAAENSIGELRRDPFAMLPFCGYNMGDYFSHWLKVGAAADPAKLPRIYFVNWFRKDERGKFVWPGYGENSRVLKWIVDRLEGQADAVDTAIGRLPSRDGLDLSGLELTDAQLDLLLTVDPAIWREEAALIPDAYAKFGDRLPAALWAQLDALNMRLEKASQPRVLEEA, from the coding sequence ATGCAAGATCACGGGCTGGGGGCGAGTACGCCCCTGACGAAACACGCGCGCCTATTGGCGTGGGTGAAGGACGTCGCCGCGCTCACCAAGCCCAAGGCGATCCACTGGTGTGATGGCTCCGACGCAGAGTGGAAGATGCTCACCGACGAGTTGGTCGCCGGGGGCACGCTGAAGCGCCTCAATCCCGATCTACGCCCCAATTCCTTCTACGCCGCTTCCGATCCGCGCGACGTTGCTCGCGTCGAAAGCCGCACCTTCATCTGCTCGCAAGAGCAGGAGGACGCCGGTCCAACCAACAACTGGCGTGATCCGGCCGAGATGCGCGAGACGCTGAACGGCCTGTTCGACGGCTGCATGCGGGGCCGCACCATGTACGTGGTCCCCTTCTCCATGGGCCCGGTCGGCTCGCCGATCAGCGCGCTGGGCGTCGAGATCACCGACAGCGCCTATGTGGCCGTGTCGATGCGGGTGATGACCCGCATGGGCCAGGCCGCCCTGGACGCCATGGGCGACGACGGCTTCTTCGTGCCCGCGGTCCACACCCTGGGCGCGCCGCTGGCCGAGGGCCAGGCCGACGTGCCGTGGCCCTGCAACGACGACAAGTACATCGTCCATTTCCCGGAGAGCCGCGAGATCTGGTCTTACGGCTCCGGCTATGGCGGCAACGCCCTGCTGGGCAAGAAGTGCTACGCCCTGCGCATCGCTTCGGTCATGGCCCGCGACGAGGGGTGGCTGGCCGAGCACATGCTGATCCTCAAGCTGACCTCGCCGGCCAATCAGGTTCGCTACGTGGCGGCGGCTTTCCCCAGCGCCTGCGGCAAGACCAACATGGCCATGCTGCAGCCGACCCTGGCCGGCTGGAAGGCCGAGACCATCGGCGACGATATCTGCTGGATGCGTTTTGGCGAAGACGGACGCCTGCGGGCCATCAATCCGGAGGCCGGCTTCTTCGGGGTCGCGCCGGGCACCGGCGTCCACACCAACCGCAATGCGGTCGACACCCTGCACGCCAACTGCATCTACACCAACGTCGCCCTGACCGATGACGGCGATGTCTGGTGGGAAGGGCTGACCGCCTCCCCGCCCGAGGGGCTGACCGACTGGAAGGGCCGCCCCTGGTCGCCGGAATCCGGTGAGCCGGCCGCCCACCCCAACGCCCGCTTCGCCGTGCCGGCCGGCCAGTGCCCGGTCATCGCCGATGAGTGGGAAGACCCTGACGGCGTGCCGATCTCGGCCATTCTGTTCGGCGGTCGCCGCGCCTCGGCCGTGCCGCTGGTCACCGAAGCCTTCGACTGGGAGCACGGGGTATTCCTTGCCTCCAACGTCGCGTCCGAAGGCACGGCGGCGGCGGAGAACAGCATCGGCGAGCTGCGTCGCGATCCCTTCGCCATGCTGCCGTTTTGCGGCTACAACATGGGCGACTATTTCAGCCACTGGCTGAAGGTCGGGGCCGCCGCCGATCCGGCCAAGCTGCCGCGCATCTACTTCGTCAACTGGTTCCGCAAGGACGAGCGCGGCAAGTTCGTCTGGCCTGGCTATGGCGAGAACAGCCGCGTCCTGAAGTGGATCGTCGACCGCCTGGAGGGCCAGGCCGACGCGGTGGACACCGCCATCGGCCGCCTGCCGTCGCGCGACGGGCTAGACCTGTCGGGCCTTGAGCTGACCGACGCGCAGCTTGACCTGCTGCTGACCGTCGATCCCGCGATCTGGCGCGAAGAAGCGGCCCTGATCCCCGACGCTTACGCCAAGTTCGGCGATCGTCTGCCCGCCGCCCTCTGGGCGCAGCTAGACGCCCTGAACATGCGCCTCGAAAAGGCCAGCCAGCCCCGCGTGCTGGAAGAAGCCTGA
- a CDS encoding MucR family transcriptional regulator, giving the protein MSGTTDQASVIELTSLIVEHYVSNNRTAASDLPDLIKSVHSALTSLGSAPVEPVETVEKATAAQIRRSINHEYLVSFEDGKQYRSMKRHLTTRGMTPDDYRAKWGLPNDYPMVAPSYAAARSEMAKRMGLGQGGRGKAAPKGRTKKA; this is encoded by the coding sequence GTGTCTGGAACTACCGACCAAGCTTCCGTCATTGAGCTGACGTCCTTGATCGTCGAGCATTACGTCTCGAACAATCGGACCGCCGCCAGTGACCTGCCCGATCTGATCAAGAGCGTGCATTCGGCCCTTACCAGCCTGGGTTCAGCGCCCGTCGAGCCGGTCGAAACGGTGGAAAAGGCGACTGCCGCCCAAATCCGGCGCTCGATCAATCACGAGTATCTGGTGAGCTTCGAGGACGGTAAGCAATACCGTTCGATGAAGCGTCACCTGACCACCCGCGGCATGACGCCCGACGACTATCGCGCCAAATGGGGCCTGCCGAACGACTATCCCATGGTCGCCCCTTCCTACGCGGCGGCGCGTTCGGAAATGGCCAAGCGCATGGGCCTGGGCCAAGGCGGACGTGGCAAGGCGGCCCCCAAGGGCCGGACGAAAAAGGCCTGA
- a CDS encoding iron-containing redox enzyme family protein, whose translation MFGGQRLSHMGGFTPEFPDAESLHRGLAHWNHRRLAVGVPSADWRDEIAEEARMKRTEGEFLEQFRSHVSGLVEDIPTDPEGFVAWFETLKDDGPGQWDPLFDWLEGEAAIEDLKWFLTQEAAGEAGFDDLVAMTQVKLSDRAKLELARNYWDEMGRGRASGMHGPMLTRTTAMLGLQPTIDSTLWQSLALANTMTAFATNRRYVYHSVGALGVVELTAPTRVACVDAGLKRLGVAPEARKYFALHAQLDVEHSKAWNAEALAPLVEENPACARFIAEGAVMRLICGEQCFDTYRAHLWAHVHPVVYAAE comes from the coding sequence GTGTTTGGTGGCCAGCGACTTTCCCATATGGGCGGCTTCACGCCTGAGTTTCCCGACGCAGAGTCCCTGCATCGCGGACTCGCGCACTGGAACCATCGCCGTCTCGCGGTGGGCGTTCCTTCCGCCGATTGGCGCGACGAGATCGCCGAAGAGGCGCGCATGAAGCGGACCGAGGGCGAGTTCCTCGAGCAATTTCGCAGTCACGTTTCAGGCTTGGTCGAGGATATCCCGACCGATCCGGAAGGCTTCGTCGCCTGGTTCGAAACGCTCAAGGACGATGGTCCCGGTCAGTGGGACCCGCTGTTCGACTGGCTTGAAGGCGAAGCCGCCATCGAGGACCTGAAGTGGTTCCTGACGCAGGAAGCGGCTGGCGAGGCCGGGTTCGATGACCTCGTCGCCATGACCCAAGTGAAGCTGTCGGACCGCGCCAAGCTGGAGCTGGCCCGAAACTATTGGGACGAGATGGGGCGCGGGCGCGCCAGCGGCATGCATGGCCCGATGCTGACACGGACCACCGCCATGCTCGGTCTTCAACCGACCATCGATTCTACCCTCTGGCAGTCCCTGGCCCTCGCCAACACCATGACGGCGTTCGCCACCAATCGCCGCTACGTCTATCATTCGGTCGGCGCGCTGGGCGTGGTGGAGCTGACGGCGCCCACGCGCGTCGCCTGCGTGGATGCAGGTCTGAAGCGGCTGGGCGTCGCGCCGGAAGCACGCAAGTACTTCGCCCTTCATGCGCAGTTGGATGTCGAGCATTCCAAGGCCTGGAACGCCGAAGCCCTGGCGCCGCTGGTCGAGGAAAACCCGGCTTGCGCGCGTTTCATCGCCGAAGGCGCGGTGATGCGCCTGATCTGTGGGGAGCAGTGTTTTGACACCTATCGCGCTCACCTCTGGGCCCATGTTCACCCCGTGGTGTACGCGGCTGAATAA
- a CDS encoding DUF1501 domain-containing protein: MNLSRRDFGRLALGSGAAATLGTLGLTSAVAANNADYRAVVTIFLYGGNDGFNTLIPVDKDRHKAYSDLRGPSIALQQEDLEATKLSGTNFAMHPSFAPLVPLWEEGAMSWVLNVGTLLRPLTRDQFWAHPEWRPSNLSSHSDEQAHWQSMRPGSIHPDGVLGRMADRIGFSSAASPLISTNGANLALMGNASSPLILPLYSPFERVGYEDGGGEAAVLRKAALNAFASEAEAHNNTLLRLTGKGFEDSYTAGKAMNPILRGEQSSVDSFFNEAGGGFRDAQVSRQLRLIARTIEQAGRLGHKRQIFYAGQGDYDTHANQVAGGRVLGAHADMLTDLALSIRSFYAAMKSLGLEDKVTIVTMSDFGRTFKGNGSNGSDHGWGNAHFVIGGGLKPRTIHGLYPQLAFGTGDDAENEGSWIPTIANEEYFGSVAQWFGVSSADMGYVFPNWGNWNGGGRGPVPLFA; this comes from the coding sequence ATGAATCTTTCCAGACGTGATTTCGGTCGCCTGGCGCTCGGCTCGGGCGCGGCGGCCACGCTCGGCACGCTCGGCCTGACCTCGGCCGTAGCGGCCAACAACGCCGACTACCGGGCGGTTGTGACCATCTTCCTCTACGGCGGCAACGACGGGTTCAACACCCTGATCCCCGTGGATAAGGATCGCCACAAGGCGTATTCGGACCTTCGCGGCCCCTCCATCGCCCTGCAGCAGGAGGACCTTGAGGCCACCAAGCTGTCGGGCACCAACTTCGCCATGCACCCGTCGTTCGCTCCGCTCGTCCCGCTGTGGGAAGAAGGCGCGATGTCGTGGGTGCTGAATGTGGGCACGCTGCTGCGTCCGCTGACCCGCGACCAGTTCTGGGCCCATCCGGAATGGCGCCCCAGCAATCTGTCGTCCCACTCGGACGAACAGGCTCACTGGCAGAGCATGCGCCCCGGCAGCATTCACCCGGACGGCGTCCTGGGCCGCATGGCCGACAGGATCGGCTTCTCCTCAGCCGCCTCGCCGCTGATCTCCACCAACGGCGCCAATCTGGCGCTGATGGGCAATGCTTCGTCGCCGCTAATTCTGCCGCTCTACTCGCCGTTCGAGCGGGTCGGCTATGAGGACGGCGGCGGCGAGGCGGCCGTTCTGCGCAAGGCGGCGCTCAACGCCTTCGCCAGCGAAGCCGAAGCGCACAACAACACCCTGCTGCGTCTGACCGGCAAGGGGTTCGAGGACTCCTACACCGCAGGCAAGGCGATGAACCCGATCCTGCGCGGCGAGCAGAGCTCGGTCGACAGCTTCTTCAACGAGGCCGGCGGCGGGTTCCGCGACGCCCAGGTGTCGCGTCAGCTGCGCCTGATCGCGCGCACCATCGAGCAGGCCGGCCGCCTGGGCCACAAGCGGCAGATCTTCTATGCTGGCCAAGGCGACTACGACACCCACGCCAACCAGGTCGCCGGCGGCCGGGTGCTGGGCGCCCACGCCGACATGCTCACCGACCTGGCTCTGAGCATCAGGAGCTTCTATGCGGCGATGAAGAGCCTGGGCCTGGAAGATAAGGTGACTATCGTCACCATGTCGGACTTCGGCCGTACCTTCAAAGGCAACGGCTCCAACGGCTCCGACCACGGCTGGGGCAACGCCCACTTCGTGATCGGCGGCGGACTCAAGCCGCGGACCATCCATGGTCTCTATCCGCAGCTGGCTTTCGGGACCGGCGACGACGCCGAGAACGAGGGCAGCTGGATTCCGACCATCGCCAACGAAGAATACTTCGGATCGGTGGCTCAGTGGTTCGGGGTCTCCAGCGCCGACATGGGCTATGTCTTCCCCAATTGGGGCAACTGGAATGGCGGCGGCCGCGGGCCAGTCCCGCTGTTCGCCTAG